A single window of Sphaerodactylus townsendi isolate TG3544 linkage group LG03, MPM_Stown_v2.3, whole genome shotgun sequence DNA harbors:
- the LOC125429734 gene encoding protein BTG1-like, which yields MKTEISTAAGFITRLLRTPGGIDDEELLCFSDSLQEALRDHYKHHWFPLMPSKGSGYRCIRINHKMDPLIGKAAGMIGLSHERLFQLLPSELTLWVDPFEVSYRIGEDGSICVLYEGPAPSVKNAKALESRSSSCKEEWRIGRASPSKNYNMMTVSS from the exons ATGAAGACGGAGATCTCCACAGCTGCGGGCTTCATCACCCGCCTCCTCCGGACCCCCGGTGGCATCGACGACGAGGAGCTGCTCTGCTTCAGCGACTCCTTGCAGGAGGCGCTGAGAG ATCATTACAAACACCACTGGTTCCCCTTGATGCCCTCCAAAGGTTCTGGGTACCGCTGCATTAGGATCAATCACAAGATGGACCCCTTGATCGGAAAGGCGGCGGGCATGATCGGACTGAGCCACGAGAGACTCTTCCAGCTCCTGCCCAGCGAACTAACTCTGTGGGTAGACCCCTTTGAGGTGTCCTATCGTATAGGGGAAGATGGGTCTATCTGTGTCCTCTACGAAGGCCCTGCGCCATCAGTGAAGAATGCCAAAGCGCTTGAGAGTAGGAGCAGCAGCTGTaaagaggagtggagaattggcAGAGCCAGCCCTTCCAAGAACTACAACATGATGACAGTTTCCAGTTAA